The proteins below are encoded in one region of Leptotrichia sp. oral taxon 218:
- a CDS encoding uracil-DNA glycosylase, with the protein MVNIENDWDEIFSYHKEFKKDYYRKMRKFLVSEYKTKTIYPKPEEIFTAFKLTSYEDCKVVILGQDPYHGENQAHGLAFSVKKGVLLPPSLKNIYKEISDEYGYKMSNSGYLEKWARQGVLLLNTALTVVAKKANSHSKIGWEIFTDNVISYLNEREDPIIFILWGNNAKSKKKLIDSSRHYILESSHPSPLSANRGFFGCGHFKKVNQILKKLGKKEIDWQI; encoded by the coding sequence ATGGTAAATATTGAAAATGACTGGGATGAAATTTTTAGTTATCACAAGGAATTTAAAAAAGATTATTACAGAAAAATGAGAAAATTTTTGGTGTCAGAATACAAGACAAAGACAATTTATCCAAAACCTGAAGAAATTTTTACAGCTTTTAAACTTACAAGCTACGAAGACTGCAAAGTGGTAATACTTGGGCAAGATCCTTATCATGGGGAAAATCAGGCGCATGGACTGGCTTTTTCTGTAAAAAAGGGAGTTTTGCTGCCACCTTCGCTAAAAAATATTTATAAAGAGATTAGTGATGAATATGGTTACAAAATGAGTAATAGCGGCTATTTGGAAAAATGGGCAAGACAAGGGGTTCTGCTTTTAAATACAGCTTTGACGGTTGTTGCAAAAAAAGCTAATTCTCATTCAAAAATTGGCTGGGAAATTTTTACAGACAATGTGATAAGTTACTTAAATGAAAGGGAAGATCCTATTATATTTATTTTATGGGGAAATAATGCAAAAAGCAAGAAAAAACTTATAGATTCTAGTAGGCATTATATTTTGGAAAGTTCTCATCCAAGTCCATTGTCAGCAAATCGTGGATTTTTTGGCTGCGGACATTTTAAAAAAGTTAATCAAATTTTGAAAAAATTAGGGAAAAAAGAGATTGACTGGCAAATATAG
- a CDS encoding GNAT family N-acetyltransferase, translated as MNFRKSELKDVTRILEIIEMAKVELKRMGLNQWQNGYPNIKSIENDIKKGISYVLEIQIDGKNKIVATIALSPEKEAPYSKIDGKWITCGDYTVIHRIAVDKDIKNQGIATKLLEFSQDVCLKNNIFSLRADTHENNEPMKRILEKQGFEYCGVIFLDREPDVGAKRIAFEKILRKKPVISEIRKKI; from the coding sequence ATGAATTTTAGAAAATCAGAGCTAAAAGATGTCACGAGAATTTTAGAAATTATTGAGATGGCAAAAGTTGAACTAAAAAGAATGGGGCTAAATCAGTGGCAAAACGGATATCCAAATATTAAATCGATTGAAAATGACATAAAAAAAGGAATAAGTTATGTTCTAGAAATTCAAATTGATGGAAAAAATAAAATTGTGGCGACAATAGCACTCTCGCCTGAAAAAGAGGCACCGTATAGCAAAATTGATGGAAAATGGATAACTTGCGGTGATTATACGGTAATTCATCGAATTGCGGTTGATAAAGATATAAAGAATCAAGGAATTGCTACAAAACTTTTGGAATTTTCACAAGATGTTTGCTTAAAAAATAATATTTTTAGTTTGAGGGCGGATACACATGAAAATAATGAACCAATGAAAAGAATTTTAGAAAAACAGGGATTTGAATATTGTGGAGTCATATTTTTGGATAGAGAGCCAGATGTTGGTGCTAAAAGAATTGCATTTGAGAAAATTTTGCGAAAAAAACCTGTTATAAGTGAAATCAGAAAAAAAATATAA
- a CDS encoding PLP-dependent aspartate aminotransferase family protein, which produces MKFETKTIHGIKEEKKKELWATNLNFASTFPVEKFGVTQEFEYSRVSAPTRSQLEKLLANLEGGKYGYAFSSGMATTTSVFTMFEAGDHIVLGQDIYGGTYRILNDVYSKFGVESTFVDTTDLENIRKAIKPNTKAILIETPSNPLLDVTDIREVVKLAKEHNLITIVDNTFMTPYLQRPLELGVDIVIHSATKFLSGHHDLLAGVAVTNDEKLAEKIQFAQTAAGALISPFDSWLLMRSLKTLKLRVEAAQKNTEKLIEFFQSHDAVDKIYYPTLDTNKGKKIHESQATGGGAVFSFTLKDDSKVKTFFESLNVALFAASLGGAETLVTHPSTITHAEMPEEEKEARGFTHSLIRIAVGFENIDDLIADFKQALEK; this is translated from the coding sequence ATGAAATTTGAAACTAAGACAATACATGGAATTAAAGAAGAAAAAAAGAAAGAACTTTGGGCAACAAATCTAAATTTTGCTTCAACTTTTCCAGTTGAAAAATTTGGAGTGACACAGGAATTTGAATATTCAAGAGTGTCAGCACCGACTAGAAGCCAATTGGAAAAATTACTTGCAAATTTGGAAGGTGGAAAATATGGATATGCTTTTTCATCTGGAATGGCGACAACGACTTCAGTTTTTACAATGTTTGAAGCTGGAGACCATATAGTTTTGGGACAAGATATTTATGGTGGAACTTACAGAATTTTGAACGATGTTTATTCAAAATTTGGAGTTGAATCTACATTTGTTGATACAACTGATTTGGAAAATATAAGAAAAGCGATAAAGCCAAATACAAAAGCAATTCTTATTGAAACACCGTCAAATCCTTTATTAGATGTAACTGACATAAGAGAAGTTGTAAAACTTGCAAAAGAACATAATTTAATTACAATTGTTGACAACACATTTATGACACCGTATTTGCAAAGACCGCTTGAACTTGGAGTTGACATTGTAATTCACAGCGCAACTAAGTTTTTATCTGGACATCACGATTTACTTGCGGGAGTGGCAGTTACAAATGATGAAAAATTAGCAGAAAAAATTCAATTTGCACAAACTGCAGCAGGAGCACTAATTTCTCCATTTGACAGCTGGTTACTTATGAGAAGTCTTAAAACACTTAAATTGAGAGTGGAAGCTGCACAAAAAAATACAGAAAAATTAATTGAATTTTTTCAAAGTCACGATGCGGTTGATAAAATTTATTATCCGACTTTGGATACAAATAAAGGTAAAAAAATTCATGAAAGTCAAGCAACTGGTGGCGGAGCAGTATTTTCATTCACTTTGAAAGACGATTCAAAAGTAAAGACATTTTTTGAAAGTTTAAATGTTGCATTATTTGCGGCAAGTCTTGGTGGAGCTGAAACATTGGTAACTCACCCAAGCACAATTACTCACGCTGAAATGCCTGAAGAAGAAAAAGAAGCCAGAGGATTCACACATTCGTTAATTAGAATTGCAGTTGGATTTGAAAATATTGATGATTTAATTGCAGACTTTAAACAAGCGTTGGAAAAATAG
- a CDS encoding thermonuclease family protein — MAKKIDDGKSQIILIAAVVVITMFMLFGMFNKNGKRVENNDKKNNAEIFKNKKTKERKVANPEISDGYQVLKVSDGDTISIQKVDNGKFVGEILKIRMYGMDAPEKSQDYGPESRQALEKLVAGKTLSIEIKNKDRYGRTVAIVYANETNVNEEMVKTGNAWWYQEYAKKDTQFEEYQKNAMKKKLGLFSRKGYIEPWVYRKNKKENNSSVKTRTKIKIKRK; from the coding sequence ATGGCTAAAAAAATTGACGATGGAAAATCTCAGATAATATTAATTGCAGCAGTTGTTGTAATTACAATGTTTATGCTCTTTGGAATGTTTAATAAAAATGGAAAAAGAGTTGAAAATAACGATAAAAAAAATAATGCTGAAATTTTCAAAAATAAAAAAACTAAAGAAAGAAAAGTAGCAAATCCTGAAATTTCTGATGGATACCAAGTTTTAAAAGTTAGTGATGGAGATACAATCAGTATTCAAAAAGTTGACAACGGAAAATTTGTTGGCGAAATATTGAAAATTAGAATGTATGGAATGGATGCTCCTGAAAAATCGCAAGATTACGGTCCTGAAAGTAGACAAGCGTTGGAAAAATTAGTGGCTGGGAAGACTTTGAGCATAGAAATAAAAAATAAGGACAGATATGGCAGAACAGTTGCAATTGTTTACGCAAATGAGACAAATGTAAATGAAGAGATGGTGAAAACAGGAAACGCTTGGTGGTATCAGGAATATGCAAAAAAAGATACACAGTTTGAAGAATATCAAAAAAATGCAATGAAAAAAAAATTGGGATTATTTTCAAGAAAGGGTTATATTGAACCTTGGGTTTATAGAAAAAATAAAAAAGAAAATAATAGTTCAGTAAAAACAAGAACAAAAATAAAAATAAAAAGAAAGTAA
- the obgE gene encoding GTPase ObgE, which translates to MFIDESVITVISGKGGDGAATFRREKFVQFGGPDGGDGGKGGDIVFFADPNINTLVDFKSSKKFKAQDGQKGMPSRATGKSGEDLIIKVPVGTMIRDFETNRLLLDLSSPNEKVVFLKGGDGGRGNIHFKSSVTKAPKIAQSGREGIELKIKMELKMLADIALVGYPSVGKSSFINKVSKAKSKVASYHFTTLKPKLGVVRMGDEESFVIADVPGLIEGAHEGVGLGDRFLRHIERCKAIIHIVDISGIDGRDPKEDFLKINEELKNYSKKLSQKKQIVVANKIDMLYEDEKYDEFEKFVKENGAEFVYPISVIANDGIKPVLSKAWELIQAIPREPLEEVESVEDLLSEINQKDDWEIKQTGENAFEVDGRIVDDVLKKYVFIGEEGIISFLQKMRSLGMETELEKAGVKEGDTILIAGYEFEYVI; encoded by the coding sequence ATGTTTATTGATGAAAGTGTAATTACAGTAATTTCTGGAAAAGGAGGAGATGGAGCGGCTACTTTTAGACGAGAAAAGTTTGTCCAATTCGGTGGTCCTGATGGTGGAGACGGCGGAAAAGGAGGAGATATTGTCTTTTTTGCAGATCCGAATATCAATACATTGGTCGACTTTAAAAGCAGCAAAAAATTTAAGGCTCAAGATGGGCAAAAGGGAATGCCATCTCGTGCAACGGGAAAATCCGGAGAAGATTTGATCATAAAAGTTCCAGTTGGGACGATGATTAGAGATTTTGAAACAAATAGACTTTTACTTGATTTAAGTAGTCCTAATGAAAAAGTGGTGTTTTTAAAAGGAGGAGATGGAGGTCGTGGAAATATTCACTTTAAATCTTCAGTAACAAAAGCGCCAAAAATTGCTCAAAGTGGAAGAGAAGGAATTGAGCTGAAAATAAAAATGGAGCTAAAAATGTTAGCTGACATAGCTTTAGTAGGTTATCCAAGTGTTGGGAAATCAAGTTTTATAAACAAAGTTTCAAAAGCAAAATCAAAAGTTGCAAGTTATCATTTTACAACTCTAAAACCTAAATTGGGAGTTGTCAGAATGGGAGATGAAGAAAGTTTTGTGATAGCTGATGTGCCAGGATTGATTGAAGGTGCTCATGAAGGAGTGGGACTTGGAGATAGATTTTTGCGACATATTGAAAGATGTAAAGCGATTATTCACATTGTTGATATTTCTGGAATTGATGGAAGAGATCCAAAAGAAGATTTTTTGAAAATAAATGAAGAATTAAAAAATTATAGCAAAAAATTGTCACAAAAAAAACAAATTGTTGTGGCAAATAAAATTGATATGCTATATGAAGATGAAAAATATGATGAATTTGAAAAATTTGTGAAAGAAAATGGAGCTGAATTCGTGTATCCGATTTCGGTTATTGCGAACGATGGGATAAAGCCAGTTTTATCTAAAGCTTGGGAATTGATTCAAGCTATACCTAGAGAGCCGTTGGAAGAAGTGGAATCAGTTGAAGATTTATTAAGTGAAATTAATCAAAAAGACGATTGGGAAATTAAGCAAACTGGTGAAAATGCATTTGAAGTGGATGGACGAATTGTCGATGATGTGCTTAAAAAATATGTGTTTATCGGTGAAGAAGGAATTATTAGCTTTTTACAAAAAATGCGAAGTTTGGGAATGGAAACTGAACTTGAAAAAGCAGGTGTAAAAGAAGGAGATACAATACTTATCGCTGGATATGAATTTGAATATGTAATTTAA
- the miaA gene encoding tRNA (adenosine(37)-N6)-dimethylallyltransferase MiaA: MLKGIVIAGPTGVGKTDLSIKLAKEINSEIISADASQIYKDLNIGTAKITLSEMREIKHYMIDIVNPDSDYSVGDFEKEVNKILFEKENSFGTKSKNIMLVGGTGLYIKSVTDGFADLPAKNENIRRELDKKSLEELQKILKDLDEKAWSEIDLSNKLRLVRAIEVCRLTGEKFSELRLKNKKNNNYKFLKIFLTRNRDELYERINLRVEIMIKNGLVEEAKKVYNKYRENLYKISSIGYKELFLYFENKISFDEAVELIKKESRNYAKRQLTWFRKEKDYIIYNFSEMSESKIIKDILKRWKNF; encoded by the coding sequence ATTTTAAAGGGAATTGTAATAGCAGGACCTACTGGAGTTGGTAAAACAGATTTGTCGATAAAGTTGGCAAAAGAGATAAATAGTGAAATTATTTCTGCAGACGCTTCACAAATTTATAAAGATCTGAATATCGGGACAGCTAAGATAACTTTATCTGAAATGCGGGAAATTAAACACTACATGATTGATATTGTCAATCCTGACAGTGATTATTCAGTTGGAGATTTTGAAAAAGAAGTAAATAAAATTTTATTTGAAAAAGAAAATAGTTTTGGGACTAAAAGTAAAAATATTATGCTTGTCGGTGGAACGGGGCTTTATATAAAGTCTGTGACCGATGGATTTGCTGATTTACCTGCAAAAAATGAAAATATTAGAAGAGAGCTTGACAAAAAGTCTCTTGAAGAACTACAGAAAATTTTAAAAGATTTGGATGAAAAGGCTTGGAGTGAAATTGATTTATCTAATAAATTGAGATTGGTTAGGGCAATAGAAGTTTGTCGCTTGACTGGCGAAAAATTTAGTGAGTTGAGATTGAAAAATAAAAAAAATAATAATTATAAATTTTTGAAAATTTTTTTGACTCGAAACCGTGATGAATTATATGAAAGAATCAATTTACGAGTGGAAATTATGATAAAAAATGGGCTTGTCGAAGAGGCAAAAAAAGTATATAATAAGTACAGGGAAAATCTTTATAAAATATCTTCGATAGGTTACAAAGAATTATTTTTGTATTTTGAAAATAAAATAAGTTTTGACGAAGCTGTTGAATTAATAAAAAAAGAGAGTAGAAATTATGCGAAGCGACAACTCACTTGGTTTAGAAAAGAAAAAGATTATATCATTTACAATTTTTCTGAAATGTCTGAGAGCAAAATTATAAAAGATATTTTAAAAAGATGGAAAAATTTTTAA
- a CDS encoding PTS sugar transporter subunit IIA, whose amino-acid sequence MEILEYLSKNRIKMNLEGRSKAEVIKEMAQVFVKDGILSADDLDEFISSIYEREKLSPTGMQDGVAIPHARTHLVKKMSLALGISKTGVDFDSMDDEPSKLIFMIAAPENAKGEHLDLLAEIAKLSFEEELVEKIESVETVEEVLNLLK is encoded by the coding sequence ATGGAAATCTTGGAATACTTATCAAAAAACAGAATAAAAATGAATTTAGAAGGAAGAAGCAAAGCGGAAGTTATCAAAGAAATGGCACAAGTTTTTGTAAAAGATGGAATTTTGAGCGCTGATGATTTAGACGAATTTATTTCTTCAATTTATGAAAGAGAAAAATTATCTCCAACAGGAATGCAAGATGGTGTTGCAATTCCACACGCAAGAACACATTTAGTAAAAAAAATGTCTTTGGCACTTGGAATTTCTAAAACTGGAGTTGATTTCGACAGTATGGACGATGAACCTTCAAAATTAATATTTATGATAGCTGCACCAGAAAATGCAAAAGGAGAGCATTTAGATTTACTTGCAGAAATTGCAAAATTGAGTTTTGAAGAAGAACTTGTAGAAAAAATAGAATCTGTGGAAACAGTTGAAGAAGTTCTAAATTTGTTAAAATAA
- a CDS encoding adhesion protein FadA, whose product MKKIVFLLMGIMMVSAMSFSAEQKSSIESSLNSIESQFNNLMKKEAAQKEAYEKQIAQLQSELDALKLKKEGRDKTAEKLRQDSEVRWHRDKYKNILREFDQYTKNIDKMIAEKEKKINELEALLSIMN is encoded by the coding sequence ATGAAAAAAATAGTATTCTTATTAATGGGAATAATGATGGTTTCAGCAATGAGTTTCTCTGCAGAACAAAAGAGTAGTATAGAAAGTAGCTTGAATTCTATTGAATCTCAATTTAATAATTTAATGAAAAAAGAAGCTGCGCAAAAAGAAGCATATGAAAAACAAATTGCACAGTTACAATCTGAATTAGATGCATTAAAATTGAAAAAAGAAGGAAGAGATAAAACTGCAGAAAAATTAAGACAAGATTCTGAAGTAAGATGGCACAGAGATAAATATAAAAACATTTTGAGAGAATTTGACCAATATACAAAAAATATCGACAAAATGATTGCAGAAAAAGAAAAGAAAATTAATGAGCTAGAAGCACTTTTATCAATTATGAACTAA